The Odocoileus virginianus isolate 20LAN1187 ecotype Illinois chromosome 27, Ovbor_1.2, whole genome shotgun sequence genome has a window encoding:
- the LOC139031416 gene encoding uncharacterized protein translates to MSLGDSHVLLNTVCWCCHRKIWLHSGVVRCGCRTDPPRP, encoded by the coding sequence ATGTCTTTGGGAGATAGTCACGTTCTATTGAATACCGTGTGCTGGTGCTGCCATAGAAAAATCTGGTTACACTCTGGGGTGGTCCGCTGCGGCTGCAGGACTGATCCGCCTCGGCCCTGA